The following proteins are encoded in a genomic region of Candidatus Brocadiaceae bacterium:
- the trmD gene encoding tRNA (guanosine(37)-N1)-methyltransferase TrmD, translating into MAPSGRLPLRFDVLTLFPEVFEPFLESSMLGIAREKGRAAYYLHNIRDYSLDRHHKVDDRPYGGGPGMVMCCEPVYRCYEAVRGMDTEPGRLLLLTPQGRRFDHALADQLSHERRILLLCGRYEGFDERIRLGLPVEEVSLGDFVLSGGEAAAMAIIDAIVRLVPGVLGDEESAREDSFAQGWLEYPHYTRPPEYDGRKVPDVLLSGDHAAIARWRRAQAEERTRARRADLLKNIDSEPETHDA; encoded by the coding sequence ATGGCGCCATCGGGTCGGTTGCCCCTCAGGTTCGACGTGCTGACCCTCTTCCCGGAGGTCTTCGAGCCGTTCCTGGAATCCAGCATGCTCGGCATCGCGCGCGAGAAGGGCCGGGCCGCCTACTACCTGCACAACATCCGGGACTACAGCCTGGATAGGCACCACAAGGTGGACGATCGGCCCTACGGCGGCGGCCCCGGCATGGTGATGTGCTGCGAGCCGGTCTACCGCTGCTACGAGGCCGTGCGCGGCATGGATACGGAGCCCGGGCGCCTCCTGCTGCTGACGCCCCAGGGGCGCCGGTTCGACCACGCACTGGCCGACCAGCTGAGCCACGAGCGGCGCATCCTGCTCCTGTGCGGCCGCTACGAGGGATTCGACGAGCGCATCCGTCTGGGACTGCCGGTCGAGGAGGTCTCGCTCGGCGACTTCGTGCTCAGCGGCGGCGAGGCGGCGGCCATGGCCATCATCGACGCCATTGTCCGCCTGGTACCGGGCGTCCTCGGCGACGAGGAATCGGCCCGGGAGGACAGCTTTGCACAAGGATGGCTGGAATACCCTCACTACACGCGGCCGCCCGAATACGACGGCCGGAAGGTGCCCGACGTCCTGCTCAGCGGAGACCATGCCGCCATCGCGCGATGGCGCCGCGCGCAGGCCGAAGAGCGCACCCGCGCCCGACGGGCGGACCTGCTGAAGAACATCGACAGTGAACCGGAGACACACGATGCCTGA
- the rplS gene encoding 50S ribosomal protein L19 codes for MPDKKQPTAHELLASIEKEQMKAEIPPFHVGDTLDVGVTIREAGKERVQVFTGTCIARKGDGIRETFTVRRIVQGEGVERVFPLHSPSIQSIKVVRRGRVRRAKLHYLRERRGRSARLREDLRQRPEDKVAR; via the coding sequence ATGCCTGACAAGAAACAGCCCACAGCCCACGAACTGCTCGCCTCCATTGAAAAGGAGCAGATGAAGGCCGAGATCCCGCCTTTCCACGTCGGCGACACGCTCGACGTGGGCGTCACCATCCGCGAGGCGGGCAAGGAACGCGTCCAGGTCTTCACCGGCACCTGCATCGCCCGCAAGGGCGACGGCATCCGCGAGACCTTCACCGTGCGGCGCATCGTCCAGGGCGAGGGCGTCGAGCGTGTCTTCCCGCTCCACTCGCCCAGCATCCAGAGCATCAAGGTCGTGCGGCGCGGGCGCGTGCGCCGGGCCAAGCTGCACTACCTGCGCGAGCGCCGCGGCCGCTCCGCGCGCCTCCGCGAAGACCTGCGGCAGCG
- the rpsP gene encoding 30S ribosomal protein S16, with translation MVKIRLTRTGRKGKAYWRIGAFDARTRRDGKPIEYLGSYDPHKEKDEHKVQLKRERVEYWLSKGAQPTETVAQILRKQGVGV, from the coding sequence ATGGTGAAGATCAGGCTGACAAGAACAGGACGCAAGGGCAAGGCTTACTGGCGGATCGGCGCCTTCGACGCCCGCACCCGCCGCGACGGCAAGCCGATCGAATACCTCGGCTCCTACGACCCGCACAAGGAGAAGGACGAGCACAAGGTCCAGCTCAAGCGCGAACGGGTCGAATACTGGCTCAGCAAGGGCGCCCAGCCGACCGAGACCGTCGCGCAGATCCTGCGCAAACAGGGCGTCGGCGTCTGA